In one window of Phycisphaerales bacterium DNA:
- a CDS encoding efflux RND transporter periplasmic adaptor subunit yields MSLSAAKAVRAIVGAVAVLVGVAACKKQEQAKAPAAPPPVPVVVAKAEQRDMPIQLRSVGNVESIAAVTLRPQVAGQLMETPVAEGTDVNAGDVIARIDPRPFQAAVREVEATLAKNQALASDERRAAEQLRSALNGRAVSIREVEAAEAKATSAEAQVLQDQAALETAKLQLSYCTIAAPFPGRLGAFRVKPGAIVKANETDLVDLTQLAPIDVAFSVREQDLPGVRAAMGAGTVPVVVTIAGEPTPVEGKLSFLDNRVDATTGAVRLKARFENADRRLWPGEFVNAVITLGVDKGAVVVPSTAVQASQRGRAVFVIKQDGTAELRKVKVRRATDGTTVIESGVQPGETVVVDGQLRLTAGAKVAARQADAPAAEPTTDAAKVQPVAGGGT; encoded by the coding sequence TGGCCGCGTGCAAGAAGCAGGAGCAGGCGAAAGCGCCGGCCGCGCCCCCGCCGGTGCCCGTGGTGGTGGCCAAGGCGGAGCAGCGGGACATGCCTATCCAGCTGCGGTCGGTTGGGAATGTCGAGTCGATCGCGGCGGTGACGCTGCGCCCGCAGGTGGCGGGGCAGCTGATGGAGACGCCGGTTGCCGAAGGAACGGACGTGAACGCGGGTGATGTGATCGCCCGCATCGATCCGCGCCCCTTCCAGGCTGCGGTGCGCGAAGTCGAGGCGACGCTCGCGAAGAACCAGGCGCTGGCTTCCGACGAGCGCCGCGCGGCCGAGCAGCTGCGATCGGCACTGAACGGACGGGCCGTGTCGATCCGCGAGGTGGAGGCGGCGGAGGCCAAGGCCACATCTGCGGAGGCGCAGGTGCTGCAGGACCAGGCGGCGCTCGAGACCGCGAAGCTGCAGCTCTCGTACTGCACGATCGCCGCGCCCTTCCCCGGGCGGCTGGGGGCGTTCAGGGTGAAGCCGGGGGCAATTGTCAAAGCCAACGAAACGGACCTGGTGGACCTGACGCAGCTCGCGCCGATTGACGTGGCGTTCTCCGTACGTGAGCAGGACCTGCCGGGTGTGCGCGCTGCCATGGGCGCCGGGACGGTGCCGGTGGTTGTCACCATCGCGGGCGAGCCAACGCCTGTGGAAGGGAAGCTGAGCTTCCTTGATAACCGCGTGGACGCGACGACGGGCGCGGTGCGGCTGAAGGCACGGTTTGAGAACGCGGATCGGCGGCTCTGGCCCGGAGAGTTCGTCAACGCGGTGATCACCCTGGGCGTGGACAAGGGCGCGGTGGTGGTGCCTTCGACGGCCGTGCAGGCGTCACAGCGCGGGCGGGCGGTGTTCGTCATCAAGCAGGACGGCACGGCCGAGCTGCGGAAGGTGAAGGTGCGGCGAGCGACCGACGGAACCACCGTCATCGAATCGGGCGTACAGCCCGGTGAGACGGTGGTGGTGGACGGTCAGCTGCGGCTGACCGCGGGCGCGAAGGTCGCGGCTCGCCAGGCCGACGCGCCTGCGGCTGAGCCGACCACTGACGCCGCCAAGGTGCAGCCCGTGGCCGGAGGCGGGACGTGA
- a CDS encoding efflux RND transporter permease subunit, producing the protein MNLSGPFIRRPVMTILLMAALAIFGVMAYRQLPVSDLPPVDFPTIQVSASLPGASPETMASSVATPLEQEFSTIAGIDSMSSVSMQGSSSITLQFNLSRNIDAAAQDVQAAISRAGNRLPRTMTTPPSYRKVNPADQPVIYMAIRSDTLPLHQLNEYAETVMGQRISMVAGVAQVQVFGSQKYAVRVQVDPEKLAAKGIGIDEVARAIQERNTNLPVGVLQGPEQALTLQSSGQLMSAEPFNDAIVAYRSGNPIYLNQLGIAADSVENNRNAAWYYKDGVPSRAIILAVQRQPGTNTVEVVQNVLKLIPRFQAQLPASVTIEILNDRSASIRESVADVKFTLVLAIALVVMVIFIFLRNLRATVIPTVAMTLSIVATFAVMWWMEFSLDNLSLMALTLCVGFVVDDAIVVLENIVRHIEMGKKPRQAAFDGSREIGFTVLSMTISLVAVFIPVLFMGGLLGRLLHEFAVVIAVAILISGVVSLTLTPMMSAAMLKPVKHDAQGRPKHGAIYNAVEKVFTGSLWVYEKTLGWTLKAKPLMMLFSAGILAATVYLFQIVPKGFLPAEDTGRIFAQTEAAEGTSFDAMLGYQQQLASIVAKHPDVYSFMSSVGARGSQSTGTNTGTIFMRLRDKPERKKSVDEVIQELRKELAAVPGARVFLQNPPTIRIGGQLTKSLYQYTLQGPDTDEMYRAANALADKVKTIPGVQDVTTDAQLSNPQLRIDIDRDKAAVLGVTPEQIELALSSAYGTRQVSTIYAATNSYQVILELLPEFQTDPKWLDTLYVRSSNGNLVRLTSVATLERDVGPLSVNHAGQLPAVTISFNLAPGASLGPAVAEVDRLARETLPATITTSFQGTAQVFQSSVQGLGMLLIIATLVMYVILGVLYESFIHPITILSALPFAGFGALATLYLFNVELSIYGFVGVIMLIGLVKKNGIMMVDFAVEERRRNPSISAEKAIFDACVVRFRPIMMTTMAALLGTLPIALGHGAGAESRRPLGLAVVGGLLFSQLVTLYATPVFYIYLDKIQARFDKRRARIEAEDAAATTRMLEPVHAGANGNGHANGNGRVH; encoded by the coding sequence GTGAACCTCTCAGGACCCTTCATCCGCCGGCCCGTGATGACGATCCTGCTGATGGCGGCCCTCGCCATCTTCGGTGTGATGGCGTACCGCCAGCTGCCTGTCTCGGACCTGCCGCCGGTGGACTTCCCCACGATCCAGGTGTCGGCGTCGCTGCCGGGCGCTTCGCCCGAGACGATGGCGTCGTCGGTGGCCACGCCGCTCGAGCAGGAGTTCTCGACGATTGCAGGCATCGACTCCATGTCGTCGGTGTCGATGCAGGGGAGCAGCTCGATCACGCTCCAGTTCAATCTGTCCCGGAACATCGACGCCGCGGCCCAGGACGTGCAGGCGGCCATCTCGCGGGCGGGCAACCGCCTGCCGCGCACGATGACGACGCCGCCGAGCTACCGCAAGGTGAACCCCGCGGACCAGCCGGTGATCTACATGGCGATCCGGTCCGACACGCTGCCGCTGCACCAGCTCAACGAATACGCAGAGACGGTGATGGGGCAGCGGATCTCAATGGTTGCGGGCGTCGCCCAGGTGCAGGTCTTCGGCAGCCAGAAGTACGCCGTGCGCGTGCAGGTGGACCCGGAGAAGCTCGCGGCCAAGGGCATCGGTATCGACGAGGTCGCGCGCGCGATCCAGGAGCGCAACACGAACCTGCCCGTTGGCGTGCTGCAAGGGCCCGAGCAGGCCCTGACGCTCCAGAGCAGCGGGCAGCTCATGTCGGCCGAGCCGTTCAACGACGCCATCGTGGCGTACCGCTCGGGCAACCCGATTTACCTGAACCAGCTGGGTATCGCGGCCGACAGCGTCGAGAACAACCGCAACGCGGCGTGGTACTACAAGGACGGCGTGCCCAGCCGAGCGATCATCCTGGCGGTGCAGCGGCAGCCGGGGACCAACACGGTCGAGGTCGTGCAGAACGTGCTGAAGCTGATCCCCCGTTTCCAGGCGCAGCTGCCGGCGTCGGTCACGATCGAGATCCTCAACGATCGCTCGGCTTCGATCCGCGAGTCAGTAGCGGACGTGAAGTTCACCCTGGTGCTGGCGATCGCGCTGGTGGTCATGGTGATCTTCATCTTCCTGCGGAACCTGCGGGCGACGGTGATTCCAACGGTCGCGATGACGCTGTCGATCGTGGCGACGTTCGCGGTGATGTGGTGGATGGAGTTCAGCCTCGACAACCTGTCGCTGATGGCCCTCACGCTTTGCGTGGGGTTCGTGGTCGACGACGCCATCGTGGTGCTCGAAAACATCGTGCGGCACATCGAGATGGGCAAGAAGCCGCGGCAGGCGGCGTTCGACGGCAGCCGCGAGATCGGCTTCACCGTGCTGTCGATGACCATCTCTCTCGTCGCGGTGTTCATCCCAGTGCTGTTCATGGGCGGGCTGCTGGGGCGGCTGCTGCATGAGTTCGCGGTGGTGATCGCGGTGGCGATCCTCATCTCCGGCGTGGTGTCGCTAACGCTCACGCCCATGATGTCCGCCGCCATGCTGAAGCCCGTGAAGCACGACGCGCAGGGCCGCCCGAAGCACGGGGCGATCTACAACGCCGTGGAGAAGGTGTTCACGGGCAGCCTGTGGGTCTACGAGAAGACGCTCGGCTGGACGCTCAAGGCCAAGCCGCTGATGATGCTGTTCTCGGCGGGGATCCTCGCGGCCACCGTGTACCTGTTCCAGATCGTGCCCAAGGGGTTCCTGCCCGCGGAGGACACGGGGCGCATCTTCGCGCAGACCGAGGCCGCGGAGGGCACGAGCTTCGATGCGATGCTGGGGTATCAGCAGCAGCTGGCGAGCATCGTCGCGAAGCACCCGGACGTGTACTCCTTCATGTCGTCGGTTGGTGCCCGTGGTTCGCAGTCGACAGGGACGAACACCGGCACCATCTTCATGCGGCTGCGGGACAAGCCCGAACGGAAGAAGTCGGTGGATGAGGTGATCCAGGAGCTGCGCAAGGAGCTGGCGGCGGTGCCGGGCGCGCGGGTATTCCTCCAGAACCCCCCCACTATCCGCATCGGCGGGCAGCTGACCAAGAGCCTGTACCAGTACACGCTGCAGGGGCCCGACACCGACGAGATGTACCGCGCGGCCAACGCACTGGCGGACAAGGTCAAGACCATCCCCGGCGTGCAGGACGTGACGACGGACGCGCAGCTGAGCAACCCGCAGTTGCGGATCGACATCGACCGCGACAAGGCCGCGGTGCTGGGCGTCACGCCCGAACAGATCGAGCTCGCCCTCAGCAGCGCCTACGGCACGCGCCAAGTCTCGACCATCTACGCGGCCACGAACTCCTACCAGGTCATCCTCGAGCTGCTGCCCGAGTTCCAGACCGACCCCAAGTGGCTGGACACGCTCTACGTGCGCTCCAGCAACGGCAACCTCGTGCGTCTCACATCGGTCGCAACCCTGGAGCGCGACGTGGGGCCGCTGAGCGTCAACCACGCCGGGCAGCTGCCCGCAGTGACGATCTCGTTCAACCTCGCTCCCGGCGCGTCGCTCGGCCCCGCCGTCGCGGAGGTCGATCGCCTCGCACGCGAGACGCTGCCGGCCACGATCACCACGTCATTCCAGGGCACGGCCCAGGTGTTCCAGTCCTCAGTGCAGGGCCTGGGCATGCTGCTGATCATCGCGACACTGGTGATGTACGTGATACTGGGCGTGCTCTACGAGTCCTTCATTCACCCCATCACCATCCTCTCGGCCCTGCCCTTTGCGGGGTTCGGCGCGCTGGCCACGCTCTACCTGTTCAACGTCGAGCTCTCGATCTACGGCTTCGTGGGCGTGATCATGCTCATCGGCCTGGTCAAGAAGAACGGCATCATGATGGTGGACTTCGCGGTGGAGGAGCGGCGGCGCAATCCGTCGATCAGCGCCGAGAAGGCGATCTTCGACGCGTGCGT